One Drosophila willistoni isolate 14030-0811.24 chromosome 2R unlocalized genomic scaffold, UCI_dwil_1.1 Seg167, whole genome shotgun sequence DNA segment encodes these proteins:
- the LOC6646755 gene encoding pyridine nucleotide-disulfide oxidoreductase domain-containing protein 1: MSRDCDFLIVGGGIAGVSCAESLAICCPSASILLLTESSVVKSVTNLVPIARYLHKFDVQEQNISDIRAQFETHVDQLEYINSKEHWVRTKKGLVIKYGYLCLCTGGSPKLFNSGRAGKEQEDACVIGIRDTDSVRELQQRLGQAKEVLILGNGGIASELAYELKGVEIHWVVKDSHISATFVDPGAAEFFEVSRREVKDDEEDDKEPPTETAVKRIRYSEIVSSENDESKQKAALGPDWHRSYNLRGGLVNQGRIPPRIHYKCHIDDYCMHPDGKGGLQIKLRHEDGHFEELNCDFIVSATGVQPRHDFETDHSFNISQDGGICVNEMMQTNLPDIYAAGDVCTATWSPAPHWFQMRLWTQARQMGSMAGRSMAAAFEGETIYQDFCFELFGHVTQLFGYPVVLLGRFIGQDLGQDYELLVRCTRNKEYIKFVLQNNRLRGAILVGNTELAETCENLILNGIDLEPYGDDILNPDIDIEDYFD; the protein is encoded by the coding sequence ATGTCCCGTGATTGTGATTTCTTGATTGTAGGTGGTGGTATAGCCGGTGTGAGCTGCGCCGAATCCTTGGCCATATGCTGTCCTTCGGCCAGCATTCTTCTGCTCACCGAGTCCAGCGTGGTGAAGAGTGTGACGAATCTGGTTCCCATAGCTCGTTACTTGCACAAATTCGATGTACAAGAGCAAAATATATCAGACATTCGTGCCCAGTTTGAGACTCATGTGGATCAGCTGGAGTACATCAATAGCAAGGAGCATTGGGTTCGCACCAAGAAAGGATTGGTTATCAAGTATGGCTACCTCTGTCTTTGCACCGGTGGATCACCGAAACTGTTCAACTCTGGAAGGGCGGGCAAGGAGCAGGAAGATGCATGTGTTATAGGTATACGAGATACGGATTCGGTGCGGGAACTGCAGCAAAGATTGGGTCAGGCAAAGGAAGTATTGATCTTGGGCAATGGAGGCATTGCCAGTGAATTGGCCTATGAGCTGAAGGGTGTTGAAATCCACTGGGTAGTCAAAGACAGTCACATATCAGCTACGTTTGTCGATCCGGGAGCTGCAGAGTTCTTTGAAGTGTCTCGACGTGAAGTTAAAGACGACGAGGAGGACGATAAAGAACCGCCAACGGAAACAGCCGTGAAAAGAATAAGATATAGCGAGATTGTATCCAGTGAAAACGATGAAAGCAAGCAAAAAGCAGCTTTGGGTCCCGACTGGCATAGGAGCTACAACCTGCGTGGTGGACTTGTTAACCAGGGACGAATCCCTCCCAGGATTCACTACAAATGTCACATAGATGACTATTGTATGCATCCTGACGGAAAAGGTGGCCTACAGATCAAGCTGCGGCATGAAGATGGCCATTTCGAAGAACTAAATTGTGATTTTATAGTCTCCGCCACGGGAGTGCAACCTCGCCATGACTTTGAGACAGATCATTCCTTTAACATTTCACAAGATGGTGGCATTTGTGTGAATGAGATGATGCAGACCAATCTCCCAGACATTTACGCTGCGGGGGATGTTTGTACTGCTACCTGGTCGCCGGCTCCTCACTGGTTTCAAATGCGTTTATGGACACAGGCGCGGCAAATGGGTTCCATGGCCGGACGCAGTATGGCTGCAGCTTTTGAGGGAGAGACTATCTACCAGGACTTCTGCTTCGAACTATTTGGGCATGTAACACAACTTTTCGGCTATCCTGTGGTTCTATTGGGACGTTTTATTGGCCAGGACCTAGGCCAAGATTATGAGCTACTTGTCCGCTGTACGCGTAACAAAGAGTATATCAAATTTGTCCTGCAAAATAATCGCCTAAGAGGAGCCATTCTCGTGGGCAATACAGAGCTGGCCGAGACGTGTGAGAATCTTATACTAAATGGCATAGATCTGGAGCCCTATGGTGATGATATACTCAATCCCGACATTGATATAGAAGattattttgattaa
- the LOC6646728 gene encoding transcription initiation factor TFIID subunit 13: MASNNIAEETFEGGEFPFDDEDEQMVAGSNLGRKRLFSKELRCMMFGFGDDKNPYTETVDLLEDLVIEYIAETTHRAMEIGRTGRVQVEDIIFLVRKDQRKYARVKDLLTMNEELKKARKAFDEIKYVGNEGKLK, encoded by the exons atggcTTCAAACAACATTGCGGAAGAGACTTTTGAAGGCGGAGAATTTCCATTCGACGATGAGGACGAGCAAATGGTGGCCGGCAGCAACTTGGGCAGGAAGCGTCTGTTCAGCAAG GAGCTGCGCTGTATGATGTTCGGCTTTGGCGATGACAAGAATCCTTATACCGAGACTGTGGACTTGCTGGAGGATTTGGTAATTGAGTATATAGCGGAGACCACGCACCGCGCTATGGAAATCGGACGTACCGGGCGTGTCCAGGTTGAGGATATTATATTTCTCGTCCGTAAAGATCAACGTAAATATGCCAGAGTCAAGGACTTACTCACCATGAACGAAGAACTGAAGAAGGCTCGCAAGGCTTTCGATGAGATCAAATACGTGG GTAACGAGGGAAAGCTGAAATGA
- the LOC6646754 gene encoding angiotensin-converting enzyme-related protein — MNAFLMLGLVLAVFWAGLPHSALGNSNTCSAAVLDARRFFQHENEQLRQRYNEEFLAAYTYNTNVTEANREAMITIFAKNAKETKRLAEQIKSSDYDQSSDADIRRQSRLLSEMGSAALNPEDYLTLKNAISSMQSNYATTNVCSYKNRSDCSLTLEPHIQERLSKSRDPDELAWYWREWYDKAGTPQRENFATYVNLTRKASQLNGYRSYADYWVHFYEDPDFERQLDATFKAILPFYRQVHGYVRYRLRQHYGEDVVPAEGNIPMHLLGNMWGQAWNEVIDLFTPYPEKPFVDVKSEMQKQEYTVNKLFELGDQFFQSLGMRALPPSFWNLSVLTRPQDREIVCHASAWDFYQDSDVRIKMCTELDTHYLYVVHHELGHIQYYLQYEQQPAVYRGAPNPGFHEAVGDVIALSVMSAKHLKSIGLTGSGRLDEKSRINELFKQALTKIAFLPFGYTMDKYRYAVFRNELDESQWNCAFWQMRSEFGGIEPPINRSDKNFDPPAKYHIDADVEYLRYFAAHIFQFQFHKALCQLAGQYSSTDNRLTLDNCDIFGSKDAGKALSKFLSLGNSIHWKDALQEFTGETEMNPSALLEYFEPLYQWLKQENSRLGVPLGWGETNKIPSDCCGPFST, encoded by the exons ATGAATGCATTTTTGATGCTTGGCCTCGTGCTTGCAGTCTTTTGGGCTGGG CTACCCCATTCGGCGTTGGGCAATAGCAATACTTGCTCTGCAGCTGTCCTCGATGCTCGGCGATTCTTTCAGCATGAGAATGAGCAACTGCGTCAGCGGTACAACGAAGAGTTCCTGgctgcatacacatacaatacGAATGTCACGGAAGCGAACCGTGAGGCGATGATTACGATTTTTGCCAAAAATGCTAAGGAGACCAAACGATTGGCCGAGCAGATTAAGTCATCCGACTATGACCAATCATCAGATGCCGACATCAGAAGGCAGTCGCGTCTCTTGTCCGAAATGGGTTCCGCCGCCCTCAATCCCGAGGATTATCTGACTCTCAAAAATGCTATCAGCTCCATGCAGTCGAATTACGCGACCACCAATGTGTGCTCCTACAAAAATCGCAGCGATTGTTCCCTCACCCTGGAACCGCATATACAGGAGCGTCTATCGAAAAGTCGGGATCCGGATGAGTTGGCCTGGTACTGGAGAGAATGGTACGACAAGGCGGGCACTCCTCAGCGGGAGAATTTCGCCACATATGTGAATCTCACACGCAAAGCCTCCCAGCTAAATG gttaTCGCTCTTATGCCGACTATTGGGTACATTTCTACGAAGATCCCGATTTCGAGCGGCAGTTGGATGCGACATTTAAAGCCATTTTACCATTCTACCGGCAAGTTCATGGTTACGTTCGTTATCGTTTGCGGCAACATTACGGCGAAGATGTGGTTCCCGCTGAGGGAAACATACCCATGCACTTGCTGGGCAATATGTGGGGTCAGGCCTGGAACGAGGTGATCGATCTCTTCACGCCGTATCCGGAGAAACCCTTTGTCGACGTCAAGTCGGAAATGCAGAAACAAGAGTACACGGTCAACAAGTTGTTTGAACTGGGCGATCAGTTCTTCCAATCCTTGGGGATGCGTGCCTTGCCCCCGAGTTTCTGGAACTTAAGTGTCCTCACAAGACCCCAAGACCGCGAGATAGTGTGCCATGCTTCCGCTTGGGACTTCTATCAGGACAGCGATGTACGCATTAAAATGTGCACCGAATTGGATACACACTATTTATATGTGGTCCACCATGAGCTGGGGCACATTCAATACTACCTCCAATATGAACAGCAGCCGGCTGTTTACCGGGGAGCCCCCAACCCGGGCTTTCACGAAGCCGTGGGCGATGTCATCGCCCTGTCCGTCATGTCAGCAAAGCATCTGAAGAGTATCGGTCTCACAGGCAGTGGGCGGTTGGATGAGAAAAGCCGCATCAATGAGCTGTTCAAACAGGCTCTCACGAAAATCGCCTTTCTGCCATTCGGTTACACCATGGACAAATATCGATATGCCGTTTTCCGCAATGAACTGGATGAGTCTCAATGGAACTGTGCCTTCTGGCAGATGAGATCCGAGTTCGGTGGTATCGAACCGCCAATCAATCGTTCCGACAAGAACTTCGACCCCCCTGCCAAGTATCACATAGACGCCGATGTGGAGTACCTGAGGTACTTTGCCGCCCACATATTTCAGTTCCAGTTCCATAAGGCTCTCTGTCAGTTGGCTGGCCAATATAGCTCGACGGACAATCGGCTTACCCTGGACAACTGTGACATCTTTGGTAGCAAGGATGCTGGAAAGGCTTTGAGTAAATTTCTATCGCTGGGCAACTCAATCCATTGGAAGGACGCTCTACAAGAATTTACAGGCGAAACCGAAATGAATCCCTCTGCCCTCTTGGAATACTTTGAGCCCCTCTATCAGTGGCTTAAACAGGAGAACAGTCGGCTTGGCGTCCCCTTGGGTTGGGGAGAGACAAACA AAATCCCATCTGACTGCTGCGGACCTTTTAGCACATAA
- the LOC6646753 gene encoding histone-lysine N-methyltransferase SETD1A, producing MMEQQSDPPQQHTLSGLPPLPKSLSTAAAGPQSSPAAVASVASLTAATGELYLGPSTSTAAAARQRNHNGHGHGHSQRHGSLSSTQESLSDRESVHSRASSTHSAGSAGAGGSGSSTIDSQLAILRREMYGLRQLDLSLLSQLWALNESIQGFRVFLQEQEAMSPPSRSRTPSDANSLSSDEDDDGSSYAPVPVAAIKVNEQPPLLTRSMASSPGATVTTGATTKLATGSITSHASTSSTSGTSGSSSAASSMGKQLHHHQHHHHQQQQQQQRPAPPPAPPAQHKAHPQLPRILQQRMRQAPPPPPPTRSKGTGGGASSSSSNHSISSVNQHQHHPHHSRPV from the coding sequence ATGATGGAACAGCAAAGCGATCCTCCCCAGCAACACACTTTAAGCGGTCTGCCGCCACTGCCAAAAAGCTTAAGTACTGCCGCAGCTGGCCCCCAATCGTCGCCAGCAGCTGTTGCCAGTGTGGCGTCCTTAACGGCCGCCACTGGCGAACTGTATTTAGGACCATCCACATCCACTGCGGCCGCGGCCAGGCAGCGCAATCATAATGGTCACGGTCATGGTCACAGTCAGCGACATGGCAGCCTCTCATCCACCCAAGAATCGCTAAGCGACAGAGAATCTGTACACAGTCGGGCCTCCTCCACCCACAGTGCGGGCAGTGCAGGAGCAGGCGGCAGTGGTTCTTCCACCATAGACAGCCAGTTGGCGATTCTAAGGCGGGAAATGTATGGCCTAAGGCAGTTGGACTTGTCGCTACTGTCCCAATTGTGGGCCCTCAATGAGTCAATACAGGGGTTTCGGGTATTCCTGCAAGAGCAAGAAGCCATGTCGCCACCCTCACGATCGAGAACTCCCTCCGATGCCAATTCATTGTCAtctgatgaggatgatgatggtAGCTCCTATGCTCCAGTGCCAGTGGCGGCCATAAAAGTCAATGAGCAGCCGCCTCTATTGACCAGAAGCATGGCCAGTTCACCTGGAGCAACTGTGACAACAGGAGCAACTACTAAATTGGCAACAGGCTCTATTACTTCCCATGCATCTACCAGCTCCACTTCTGGTACCTCAGGTTCCTCGTCGGCAGCTTCATCCATGGGCAAGCAATTGCATCaccatcagcatcatcatcatcaacagcagcagcagcaacaaaggCCTGCACCGCCACCAGCACCTCCAGCACAGCACAAGGCACATCCTCAGCTGCCGCGCATTTTGCAACAGAGAATGAGGCAGGCCCCGCCCCCACCGCCACCAACACGATCCAAAGGAACTGGAGGAGGAGCTAgtagtagcagcagcaaccacaGCATCAGCAGCGTAAATCAACACCAACATCATCCGCATCATTCGCGACCCGTATGA
- the LOC6646752 gene encoding anaphase-promoting complex subunit 11, with protein MKVTIKSWTGVASWRWIANDENCGICRMSFESTCPECALPGDDCPLVWGVCSHCFHMHCIVKWLNLQPLNKQCPMCRQSWKFNIH; from the coding sequence ATGAAAGTAACAATCAAGTCATGGACAGGAGTGGCATCTTGGCGCTGGATAGCTAATGACGAGAACTGTGGTATTTGTCGCATGTCCTTTGAAAGTACTTGTCCAGAGTGTGCTCTACCCGGAGACGACTGTCCGCTGGTGTGGGGCGTTTGTTCGCACTGTTTCCATATGCACTGCATCGTGAAGTGGCTGAATTTGCAACCATTGAACAAACAGTGTCCCATGTGCCGACAGAGTTGGAAATTCAATATACACTAA